The sequence below is a genomic window from Wyeomyia smithii strain HCP4-BCI-WySm-NY-G18 chromosome 1, ASM2978416v1, whole genome shotgun sequence.
GCATGGAAAACTTGTGCGGCTCACCGGAACCATCATCGAACGCGTTGGCAAATCTAACTTTAATGTGTTGATGGATAAAAGCAGTCTAACTAGATCACACACCAATCAACTCCGTGCTCGGGGGAACTCTAAAGTCGCGGTCCATCAGGAAGCTTCATCCGATCATCAGCTGCTGTTGCACGCCTTGCTGCAGGCTTTACAGCTTTCCGAAGGTTCACCAACACCAGCGACTCAACCAGCTCCTTCTGTGCCACGTACACAGTCAGAAAGGCGCCACTCCGTCGGTCCCCCCTAGTCCGCCGAATGCCTGTAAGGTATGACCCGCACTGCTGCAGATAAAGGGGGAGATGTTGGAGCCCCTTGAGTTAATTGCTGTGCTAGCCCTGCCTATGAAGGTCGTCACTCATAACAGCTGTCGCCTGGGGCGTAAATGATCACGCTGCCGTTCTAATCTCGAGTCGCGAATGTAGAACAAGCATTTTCAAATGTTAACTTAATTTGCTAGTTTTAATCAATGATCGAAGATAGTCTATTTTAATTGCCTCTTACCCTCATCCGACTACGTAAAATGTATTATGAATCAAACTgcttaaacaagcaaaatttcTTATTTGTTCTCAATTGGTATGCTGCTCTGTATAGGGTTATCGCTCCTATaatcatctcagtacctatatttatctcatcacgccttttcgatcaattcatcgtcaaattttaccatattttcaacgtaaaactttcaaccacttgacgaaatcgagaagcaaatagtaaatctaaaaaatttgtagaaatttgacggtaaattggaaaaatgagagaaataagatgaatattggTGCagcaagctgttgagatgaataatggagcgattaccctagcaGGCTGCTTTGTTAAAGTGTAGATTCATATCGTTTtggtgaaaaataatttttggcatttatttaaaaatatttttttgcgacaAAGCGTCGAAGAAgttataaaaatattgtttaaaatagttGTGGTGGAATAGCTGCGTATTTGATTCATTTTAATAATGAATGTAATATTGATTAAATATCTAGGCAGTACGAGCCGAAGTGGACACCTGAAAACTTGTCCAATGGCAAGAGATGGCGCTTtttcagtggtagtaaaatcgaaatttctccgagTATTTTGCTCATCGACCGAGAATACAGCTATCAAATGTCTTCTATACAATTTATTCTATCTTTCTGGTACTTGCTTTCACTAAACGCAATCTATTTTCatcaaaacacatgtttttccTATATAACTCCATTGAGTTTTACTCGTCCATGAGCccgttgtgttgattttgacaacagatcaaaattaGGGCGAGAGCCGTGTGGTTGAAAGCGGATGCGCACAATACTCATTAAGGTTGTTCAAGATTGCAAAAAGCAAGTTATCTCTTAGAAATCTTcacgcaaatttaaaatgcaacacGATAAGCGGAGTCACCAGTAATTgacttccgataagtttagGATTTTTGACGGCTCAAAtggaagcaataaaattttgttctggctctttgctatcaagttttaacatttccatCAGACGATGAACCGCTTTTATACTCTTAGCCAAGCAACGACATCTAGTTCTGGTGTGTACgaaaaaatcgatagtttcagcaattttttaatagatggcaatacacaaacagttgcgctcactggtgtgatttattagcaaaaattaGCGGCGGTGTCCCATTAGGGATTTATCCTAATAAACATCCAATCCTCATGTGCAAAAGACTATTTTTCTGTGTCACTTATTTACCTCAAACCATTCGTAGCTTTGCTTTCGtatcgattagacgcaaattgttcagctctgcttgattcgaaaaataacaatacacgagttatcgtacgggtgtttttttttgtcgattagttcttgtgctgtgcgataacaatagcctgcagtttatcggcagaaacatcttctgcacactggtaggggcgggctaccccgccagtgatctgatacgcagctgatatatcagcaagaataattctcccgcaccgctgttaccccgctagcagcacggaccaccatacgatcgagcgagtggaaggcaactacaagtggcatctacaaggctACTGTGTCACAGCGCGAAGCTGGATCgccattgtttgttctgcggagacactcgattgatcctactatcagccgtgaggtcgtgacttagacgttcggtgaagtattcactttagaatttttatcattattaatattattactatcaatattattgttattataattattattattattattgttattattattattattactattattcttattattattagtattatttctattgttattattattagtattactgtttttttttttatttgatccattgtagtttgaaatattgtttttaaaatttaatatcaactacttgatccccccccccacacattcgaatatttatcgtttgtgtgcggtagagcgtaacgctcccgcaaaatggacgaaatgcaggtgcaactttttctggatgtgcaaacaaatggggaagaaattgaaatttcccccagcagttctcccttaccttcccctgcaccacccccgctacctagccccgtaccaagggtaccggaaatacgggtaaaagcttacccagatgccactagcggtccctacgttgtttacttccggcccataaaaaaacctttgaatataattcaaataggcaaagacctggcaaaacagttttcggccgtaaccgagattacgaaggtgaggccgaacaaactgcgagttgtcgtgagtagcttgaagcaagcaaacgaaattgctagctacgagctctttacaagagagtaccgcgtttacatccctgccaaggacgtggagatcgacggtgtggttaccgaaggaagcctcacggtcgatgacattttgcgtcacggggttggctgcttcaagaaccccctgattcaagatgtaaagatactggatgtcaagcaattgcattcagtatccatcgaagaagggaaggagaaattcctcccttcggattccttccgtgtaacattcgccggatccgcactgccgaactacatctctttggacagggttcgtctgcctgtacgcctgttcgtaccgcgggtcatgcattgcaaaaactgcaagcagttaagtcatacagccacctactgctgcaacaaggcacgctgcagcaagtgcgaaGGCAATCATGCtaagaccgcttgcagtgaggatactgaaaagtgtcttaactgcgagggaactcggcatgacctttcggcgtgtcccgcgtacaaacagcgcgaggaaaaaattaagcgttcccttaaggaacaatcaaagcgctcttttgcagaaatgcttaagagggctgagccaccctcgacaggaaacatcttttcctttttgccaaccgatgagggtacatctgacgatcccgtcgaagggtgttcttatgccttgccagagggatccaggaagaggagaatgctcaactctcctaatctttctcgcaaaggtcgtaagataacccctagcggaatgaccaataagacaacacaaaaaggaagcggtgaagaaaaaccgaagcaagtaccccccggttttaatttcaaatcaaaccaggagtactcaccgcttcctggggcaccaaaaacccctcgtgcacccatttctcgatcagaagacataaaagaaacagggttcataaaattctctgatattgtggactggatatttaaaacattcaacataccagatccccttcaaaacattcttcttgcccttctccctacagtgaaaacctatttgaagcaactcacagcaacttggcccctcatttcagctatcgtatctttcgatgactaatacgtcgaaagaggttaggaattttgtcactgtgttacagtggaactgcagaagtatcatccccaaattcgatttattttcacatttgataaacacatacaattgtgatgcgttcgcgttctgtgaaacttttctcaattcaaatgaccaacttaacttccacgattttaacatcattcgtcgagatcgagactcacacggcggaggggtacttttagggatcaaaaagtgctattcttttttcagaatcgacctcccctcgatctcgaatattgaagttgttgccattcaaacgaatatgaatggaaaagacctttgccttgtttcgttatatattcccccgtccgcgcggattgaacagaggcaactccttgatatagcagaaatgcttcccgcaccttttttgattttgggagattttaactctcactgttcgctatgggaaCGCTATGggaacgatccccacggtagtgatcatcttccaatcgttatatcaattgctaatggttctactcccccggacccaatcaatatttcctacgaccttacacgtaatattgattggaagcgttatgagtcttttatagcggaatctatcgagactcacgaggaacttcctctggaggaagaatacgcgttcttagctggcttgataatcgacgccgcgactcaagctcagacgaaaccgatacccggggtaacgattaggcagcgccctcccaacaaatggtgggacaaagagtgctctgagctgtacgcgcgaaggtccgcggcgtataagaactatcgggagtacggcactgtcaacctacttcgaaagtacgaggcactgggcaggcagatgaagagcttagtaaaggcgaaaaaacgcgggtactggcggcggttcgtaaacgcgttgtcgagggaaacagcgatgagcactctttgggataccgccaggcgcatgcggaaccgtgacgtttcgaatgagagtgaggagtattcagatcgctggatactcgattttgccaagaaggtctgtccggactctgtaccagaacagaaaacctttcgcgacgcgtttttagtaataacggaagagcctccattttcgatgttggaattttcaatggctctcctgtcgtgcaacaataaggctccagggttagatagaataaaatttaacctgttgaagaatctacccgactctgcaaaaagacgcttgttgaatttgttcaacaagtttcttgagctaaatattgttccgcatgactggagggaggtgaaagtcattgctattcggaaacccgggaaacctgcctctgatcacaattcatataggccgattgcgatgctctcttgcctccggaaattaatggagaaaatgatcctcttacggttagacaaatgggtcgaaacaaacggtttactttcagatactcaatttggctttcgccggggcaaagggacgaacgattgcctagcgttgctttctactgaaattcaactcgcagttgctcgaaaagagcaaatggcttctgtgttcttggatattaagggggcttttgactctgtctctgtagaagttttaagcgcgaaactccattcgcagggactttcaccaaatttgaataactttttgctcaatttgttgtcagaaaagcatatgtatttctaacatggcgattcgacaacttcccgaataagccttccccagggctcatgtttaagtcctctcttatataatttttacgtcaatgacatcgatgaatgtcttgcaaattcatgcacgctaaggcaacttgcagacgatagcgttgtatccattactggtagcgaggctagcgatctgcaaggaccattgcaagataccttagacaatttgtctgaatgggctcttaagctgggtatcgaattctctccggagaaaacgtCGCAGAatttgctgctattcagtattctcttgggatcatcgaaaccctgctcatagaccactacttcatcttcacagacagtctcagtgccattgaggctctgcgatcgatgaagactgtgaagcacaccccgtatttcctggggaaaatacggcggtttttaagtgctttaacagataaaaattaccgggttaccttagcgtgggtcccttctcattgttccatcccgggcaatgaaaaggctgccgctttagctaaggtgggtgctattgatggcgatatttatgtaagaccaattgcttatgatgaattttatagcattttgcgtcagagaacactcaacatttaatattcttttgtctattcgtcagaatacccgtatacgacgctggagacacgaacacgaagagcctgaatctatgtttgaaaaacaaaaagaacaccagtcgaaacacaaatagatcatatatcttaatttgttttaagcaagaattgtatctcccctcccctcacctttaatccccactagctcgtagtcggccgcgagaaataaaaaaagtgcctccctccttttcccgctaatctagaattaataaaaaagtgtacttggctcagttaaacttaaaattgtatcgtgccgtgtcaaataaaccatatttaaaTCATTTAAATCATTATTTACCTCAAAATAAATTAAGGAAATTCATCTCCGACTGATGAGAAGACTCTCTTAACAGCTTGTTGTACATTTTCAACGTTAAGCATTTAGTTAAGATCGTTTCGTAATAGTGGTTATGACGAcgatttattttattaaagTTATTAAATGTGGAGAAATGATCGCatgtattttcaatttttgtatttttaattgAAGATAAAACTTAAACCGTGCACATGACTGTTGAAGGACCGATTTGTAATATTCCAATGATGTGAACTAATAGCACGCCGATATACACCTGCGCTGCCGGATGTGGAAATGATTTCGGTGCCAGCAgtagaatgtgaaaaacgttcTTTCTTTATAATGGTAAAACATCCCCTCATCATGCATCTTGCATAAAATATTGTACACAATAATGCCGATAGGAAAACAAGAGCTTATTATAGCATACGTCACTGATTTTATGGCGTGCGTAGAGTTGTGCTGTGGGCGTTCACTGCCggatcaaaataatttttacgCCGCATAGCATGGGTTAGAGATAACTGGTAACCCGATACAATGTTTAAAGCCATCATGCAAAATTTCTTGAGGAGCATATCCACGCCAATCTACAACAAAATATTACTATATTCAGTATTGTAGATTACGTAATCAAAAATGACATATTTATTGGTAAAAAGCTACTAGtatgatcgaaattattttaaagataAATTTGTTCGTTGAGAGGTCGAGGCGATTTAAAGATAAAGTTAGATTAGGATTCATTTTTTGTGCATAGCTCAGACAATCCCTTCATACAGAGATCCAAATTCGCCTCAATTTGGTGAGAAttcaacaaagaaaaaattatgaaaaaaatgattcaGTAACACTACCGAGATTTCTTACCGAAATCACTGATTATATTGTTTCAGTAAGGtagaatttatgaaaaaaatgtgacagctgtcattttctTCAACTAAACACTTAGTGGTGCGGTTCTCGACAgtaaattaccgagatttgaTATCACGCTAAATTACGGCAACTTAAAATTGTGCTAGCTTGTAAAACCATGGGCATCGCGTAGGTCATATCATTCACACATGAAGAAGCTGTGAGCACATTGGGAGCTGCGTTTCTCaacaattgatcaaagagaCCAACATGTTAAATTTTCGACGATCCATTACACGCAATAGAATGGAATTTTGGCAATGGTTAGTGAGAGCTGAAAAACATGGATCCCCCACAATTCAATCAGGAGTCGGCGAAATGGTTTTCGACTGCTACGAAGCGCCCCAGAAACGCAGGTTAAGTGCTGGCCGGTAATTTTTAGAACTCGCAGGTCATAATATTTAACGACTTCCTTGAACATGGAAAAACAATCAATATACAATATTATTTTACGTTGTATGTTGCAATAAAGGCGAGACGGTCGCATATGACAGAGAAAAAAGTGctctttcaccaagacaacgCTCCCGCTCGTTCTGCTCGCGATACGACCAATAAATTGCAAGTATTACACTACAAACTGATTCCCCGATCCCCGCATTAGCCAGCAACTATTTCATTGTTTTCGGCTGAAAATGTTGCTCTTGGGAAGCGATTCCGCTCCAATGAAGAGATGGAGTTAGAAACAATCGACAATTTTAAAAGGCTTCTACTACCAACTACAGTCAGTGCACTACTCTATATggaggagtttttttttgtaataattatcgttttttatttgtaggccAAAGAATTTCCAGCCTATGTCTTTGACCCGTTTATGCCAAATGAATCGAAGATTGTTTTCTCACAGGAAAAAAAGAATAGAGAGaatatatagggtatcgaacgtcttcgtcagtggttttcttcggcccccttttgcataagactgctgcagaaaaactgacgaagacgttcgataccctatataatATTTTGAGGAATAATCAATTTGAAAAAGGCCTTTGTAATTGGAATTTAGAGAATCActtgaaattttcatttattattgAATAATAGGGGAGGAGTACCGGTTGGCAGTTATGGCAAAAAACCAGTTATGGCCCGAAAGCGATATAGCCATATCTGGTGCAtttgccataactggttcacCTACCCTATAATGAAAATAAGAAAGGCGGACACTGATGAAGGTTGTTTCACAGGCTAACAGTCATGGATACTGAATGGGACGCTTATAATCCTTCATTGTTTCAACAATGTAGCATTCACCTCCAATATCAGTTTTATGGACAACTTTAACATCAAAAACATACGTTGaaagttttcttttaaaaatattaagccCGGAAATAGCGCAAACTCtccttttcaaattttatttcattttcaattgttgagttatcaatttttttatctatgtgttttttttttcaagcaataCATTCATGCGATATATTATATAGGTGTTCACTCCAACCCCAAAACAATCCTCTTTATTTTCATAGCGATGTGTGTTTTTTCGCTTTTTACCCTGTAGGTTGTGAGACAATTCTTTGAGAAGTCATAATTCGGGTCATCAGGTTTTACTATAACTGCTATTAATTACTCAGGAAGGAGGTGGTAGGTACGttgataacaaaacaaacacaacaggagcatcaatttttttgtgaggaTTTCTTTCAACAAAATTTCAGCGTATTTTCTTTCTTCAGCTTAAGTCTACGGTCGGAAAAGAGCTAAGTTGTGTTTatttttgtgaagttttcttaTCGTCAAGCGCCAGAAAGCAATCCGAAAGTCCACGTTGTAAAAGGCATAAATAAATGGGTTGATAGCACTGTTTATCCAACCTAGCCAAGTCAGGAAAGCCATCAGATCGGCACTCTTGGAGGATTCTGGCAGAAACGGCATCAGGAGATAGTAGATGAAGAATGGTAACCAACATGCAATAAATCCACCCATCACCATGCTGAGTGTTTGAGCCGTTTTCGTTTCACGTTTCAAAGATGAAATTCGAATGGGTATGCGTTTTCCGGTAAGTCTAAATTTACTGGTATTATTGAGAGTCACGTTAGAAACACAAGATTCTGCTAGCGATAGTTGACTGGCACTGAACTGAACGGAATGGATCGGTTGCATCTCATAATTGTTGGAATACTTTGCGATTCCGCTGGCATTACTAGGTGTTGGACCTGATGTTATTAATCTTGTCGCTTTCTGTTGTTGCCTAGGTGCATTGGGGGTGGCTCTAGCCGAACTTAGAAACTCATATAGCGTTTGATGCGATTGAGTGTAGGCAGTTGAGTTCGTCCTGCCAACGTAGTCTCCCGACTTTGGGCTAGTATCATTTTCGGAAGTATTGTAATCAACATCTAAATCACAAGATTTTTCTGTGGCCTATAAAGATAGAAAATAATACATCAACCTAATCAGCAACGTTGCCCGAAATGATATTAATTGCTACATGCTTGACTGCTAAGTGCAGCCAAGAATCAATGGTAATCGGAAGGTAAACAAACTATTCATTAATCAACCTCTGTTCGTGACATTCGGTGTTGCCGAGATGTGAGCACACAGCATATTTTGGAGTACACGTACAACATCACAGTCATTGGGATGAAGAATGAGCCCATTGCAGAAAACACGACGTAACCTTTGTTTTGATTGTACATGCATTCATT
It includes:
- the LOC129717631 gene encoding probable G-protein coupled receptor No18, yielding MEFITMSNPNGSISGTMSSITINYTASFANVYNEIYVNLQIVNGNQLNISERFVVNAAGNASFMIRTNAANNEDSIRTNTSKECGWLCLSWEKMLLVVLFCTLIIVTVIGNTLVILSVATTRRLRTVTNCFVMSLAVADWLVGIFVMPPAVMLFVVEKWQLGWILCDIWISLDVLLCTASILSLCAISVDRYLAVTQPLTYSKRRRSKRLALIMIFVVWLVALAITCPPILGWYDQGRKRNECMYNQNKGYVVFSAMGSFFIPMTVMLYVYSKICCVLTSRQHRMSRTEATEKSCDLDVDYNTSENDTSPKSGDYVGRTNSTAYTQSHQTLYEFLSSARATPNAPRQQQKATRLITSGPTPSNASGIAKYSNNYEMQPIHSVQFSASQLSLAESCVSNVTLNNTSKFRLTGKRIPIRISSLKRETKTAQTLSMVMGGFIACWLPFFIYYLLMPFLPESSKSADLMAFLTWLGWINSAINPFIYAFYNVDFRIAFWRLTIRKLHKNKHNLALFRP